A stretch of the Crocinitomicaceae bacterium genome encodes the following:
- a CDS encoding 30S ribosomal protein S21 → MLIIPIKEGENIERALKKYKKKYEKTGVLRELRERQSFTKPSVELRQGRLKAIYKQKMNSQEGN, encoded by the coding sequence ATGCTTATTATTCCAATTAAAGAAGGCGAAAACATTGAAAGAGCGCTTAAAAAGTATAAAAAGAAATATGAAAAAACCGGAGTTCTCCGTGAACTCAGAGAGCGTCAGTCTTTCACCAAACCTTCTGTTGAACTTCGTCAAGGTCGTTTGAAAGCTATTTATAAGCAGAAAATGAACAGCCAAGAAGGAAATTAA
- the tuf gene encoding elongation factor Tu, with protein sequence MAKETYNRSKPHVNIGTIGHVDHGKTTLTAAITTVLAKEGLAELRDFSSIDNAPEEKERGITINTSHVEYATQSRHYAHVDCPGHADYVKNMVTGAAQMDGAILVVAATDGPMPQTREHILLGRQVGVPRMVVFMNKVDMVDDPELLELVEIEIRDLLSFYSYDGEKTPVIQGSALGALNGEEKWVATVKALMDAVDSWIELPVREVDKAFLMPVEDVFSITGRGTVATGKIETGVINSGEEVDIIGMGEEKLKSVVTGVEMFRKILDRGEAGDNVGLLLRGIEKTDIRRGMVIAKPGSITPHTEFKAEVYILKKEEGGRHTPFHNKYRPQFYVRTTDVTGEIILGDGREMVMPGDNVTITVKLIVPVAIGQGLRFAIREGGRTVGAGQVTEILK encoded by the coding sequence ATGGCTAAGGAAACCTATAACCGTTCCAAACCGCACGTAAACATTGGAACAATTGGTCACGTTGACCACGGTAAAACAACTCTAACTGCCGCTATCACAACCGTTCTTGCAAAAGAAGGTCTGGCTGAGCTGCGCGATTTCTCTTCTATTGATAACGCTCCTGAAGAGAAAGAAAGAGGTATCACTATTAACACGTCACATGTTGAGTATGCTACTCAATCACGTCACTACGCGCATGTAGATTGCCCGGGTCACGCGGATTACGTTAAAAACATGGTAACAGGTGCTGCTCAGATGGATGGTGCAATCCTTGTGGTTGCTGCTACTGATGGTCCAATGCCTCAGACTCGTGAACACATCCTTTTAGGTCGTCAGGTTGGCGTTCCTCGTATGGTTGTATTCATGAATAAAGTGGATATGGTTGATGATCCTGAATTGTTAGAGCTTGTTGAAATTGAAATCAGAGATTTATTATCTTTCTATTCATATGACGGTGAAAAAACTCCTGTTATTCAAGGTTCTGCTCTAGGAGCATTGAACGGTGAAGAAAAATGGGTTGCTACCGTAAAAGCGTTGATGGATGCAGTTGACAGCTGGATCGAACTTCCTGTTCGTGAAGTTGATAAAGCATTCTTGATGCCGGTTGAAGACGTGTTCTCTATTACTGGTCGTGGTACTGTTGCTACTGGTAAAATTGAAACAGGTGTAATCAACTCTGGTGAAGAGGTTGACATCATCGGAATGGGTGAAGAAAAACTGAAATCAGTTGTAACTGGTGTTGAGATGTTCCGCAAAATCCTTGACAGAGGTGAAGCTGGTGACAACGTAGGTTTGTTGTTAAGAGGTATTGAGAAAACTGATATCCGTCGTGGTATGGTTATCGCAAAACCAGGTTCAATTACTCCTCACACAGAATTCAAAGCTGAGGTTTATATCCTGAAAAAAGAAGAAGGTGGACGTCACACTCCATTCCATAATAAATATCGTCCTCAGTTTTACGTTAGAACAACTGACGTAACTGGTGAAATTATTCTTGGAGATGGTCGTGAAATGGTTATGCCTGGTGACAACGTTACAATTACTGTAAAATTGATCGTTCCGGTAGCTATCGGCCAGGGTCTTCGTTTCGCTATCCGTGAGGGTGGTAGAACAGTTGGTGCTGGTCAGGTAACTGAAATTTTGAAATAA
- a CDS encoding chalcone isomerase family protein, with protein sequence MKRFYLVAIVMLISAMSFGQTKIGGIVMPNVMKAGDEYLKINGGGIREKMTLDLYIGVLYLREKSSDADKIIKADEPMGIKMRVISSFVTKENMEEAIRTGFEKSTNDNTAPIQSKIDELINAGFKQEIGVGDIFDLIYMPGKGTSLSKNNTVVLTITGLDFKQALFGIWLCDDPADENLKAKMLGQ encoded by the coding sequence ATGAAAAGATTTTATCTCGTCGCAATCGTCATGTTGATCTCTGCTATGAGCTTTGGTCAAACAAAAATTGGAGGTATCGTCATGCCAAATGTAATGAAGGCAGGTGATGAATATTTAAAGATAAACGGAGGTGGCATCCGTGAAAAAATGACCTTGGACTTATACATTGGTGTTTTGTATCTGCGTGAAAAATCTTCTGACGCTGATAAAATCATCAAAGCTGATGAACCAATGGGCATAAAAATGAGAGTAATCTCAAGCTTTGTCACCAAAGAAAATATGGAAGAAGCTATCCGCACCGGATTTGAAAAATCAACCAATGACAATACCGCACCAATTCAATCAAAAATAGATGAGTTGATCAACGCCGGATTCAAACAAGAAATAGGCGTTGGCGATATTTTTGACCTCATTTATATGCCTGGAAAAGGAACTTCATTGAGTAAAAACAACACTGTTGTGCTCACTATCACCGGTCTTGACTTCAAACAAGCTCTTTTTGGAATTTGGCTCTGTGATGATCCGGCAGATGAAAATCTGAAGGCCAAAATGTTAGGACAATAA
- a CDS encoding tyrosine-type recombinase/integrase, giving the protein MQLPEDFIHYLIHEKRYSEHTVIAYKKDIENFLEILAISSDDEIKDLKHRHLRSYLVELVEQGLENTSVNRKLSSVKTFFKFLRQTDNCAVNPATKVKSLKQKKSLPNFVPESQVWNVNTVSDEDDEYATCLVKLILETFYQTGIRLSELINLKESDISKSQIKVLGKRNKERIIPISSALTKLIEEFRQQKDLLNSNGDYLFCDKSGKKLSPKFVYRKVNYYLGKATDLSKKSPHVLRHTFATHMLNNGASLESIKKLLGHADLSATQIYTHNSFAQIKKIYNKAHPRGGAD; this is encoded by the coding sequence ATGCAATTACCTGAAGATTTTATTCATTATCTCATCCATGAAAAGCGATACAGTGAACATACTGTTATTGCATATAAAAAAGATATTGAAAATTTTCTTGAAATTCTTGCCATTTCTTCTGATGACGAAATAAAAGATTTGAAACACCGTCACTTGAGATCTTATCTGGTAGAATTGGTTGAACAAGGACTTGAAAACACCAGCGTGAATCGCAAACTATCTAGCGTTAAAACTTTTTTCAAATTTCTAAGACAAACAGATAATTGCGCAGTTAATCCGGCGACGAAAGTAAAAAGTCTCAAACAGAAAAAATCTCTTCCCAATTTTGTCCCTGAATCACAAGTTTGGAACGTAAATACGGTATCTGATGAAGATGATGAATATGCCACGTGTCTTGTGAAACTAATTCTTGAAACATTCTATCAAACCGGTATTCGTCTAAGTGAATTAATTAATCTCAAAGAATCAGACATCAGCAAGTCACAAATAAAAGTGCTTGGAAAAAGAAATAAAGAGCGGATTATTCCCATTTCTTCTGCCCTCACAAAATTGATTGAAGAGTTTAGACAACAAAAAGATCTGCTCAATTCCAACGGTGATTATTTGTTCTGTGATAAATCAGGCAAAAAACTTAGTCCAAAATTTGTTTATAGAAAAGTTAATTACTACCTTGGTAAGGCAACGGATTTGAGTAAAAAAAGTCCGCATGTACTAAGGCACACTTTTGCTACGCACATGTTAAATAATGGTGCTTCACTTGAGTCAATAAAAAAGCTGCTGGGTCATGCTGATTTATCTGCAACACAGATATACACACACAATTCGTTTGCTCAAATAAAGAAGATTTATAACAAAGCTCATCCCCGAGGAGGAGCAGATTAA
- the raiA gene encoding ribosome-associated translation inhibitor RaiA produces the protein MDLQVHSLHFDADKKLIDFVNGRVTKLGTYFDKIISGEVILKLDKSDDSENKVAEIKLMIPGKELFAKKQCKSFEEATDLACEALRRQVDKHKGKHQ, from the coding sequence ATGGATTTACAAGTTCACTCCCTGCACTTTGATGCAGACAAAAAATTGATCGATTTCGTCAACGGAAGAGTAACCAAATTAGGAACATATTTTGATAAAATAATTTCAGGTGAAGTCATCCTGAAACTTGATAAATCAGATGATTCTGAAAACAAAGTAGCTGAAATCAAACTGATGATTCCGGGCAAAGAATTATTTGCAAAAAAACAATGTAAAAGTTTTGAAGAAGCAACCGATTTAGCTTGTGAAGCGTTGCGTCGCCAAGTTGATAAACACAAAGGTAAGCATCAGTAA
- the secE gene encoding preprotein translocase subunit SecE, producing the protein MANIIQYIEESFGELVHKVTWPTWSQLQSSSIVVLVASIIFALIIFAMDFIFGINSIDSFWRGFLGLYYSIVQG; encoded by the coding sequence ATGGCTAATATTATTCAATACATTGAAGAGTCATTCGGCGAGTTGGTTCACAAAGTGACCTGGCCAACATGGAGTCAACTTCAAAGCAGTTCGATTGTAGTTCTGGTGGCTTCAATCATTTTTGCTCTTATCATTTTTGCAATGGATTTTATCTTTGGAATTAATTCAATTGATAGTTTCTGGCGAGGATTTTTAGGGCTTTATTACAGTATCGTTCAAGGCTAA